The Apium graveolens cultivar Ventura chromosome 11, ASM990537v1, whole genome shotgun sequence genome has a window encoding:
- the LOC141697924 gene encoding V-type proton ATPase subunit a1-like isoform X4, which produces MNYGDTFPEMDLMRSEKMSFVQLIIPVESAHRAITYLGELGLLQFRDLNADKSPFQRTFVNQVKRCAEMSRKLRFFKDQILRASLPSSVHPGMRPDIELEELEVCSVVHICLLTHIQLAEHEYELNEMNSNSEKLQNSFNELVEYKIVLEKAGDFLVSSKGHLVDEDRELDEHAYLNNDYSDATSLLELELQPEPSSLTGLRFISGIISQSKVMRFERILFRATRGNILFNQSPADDPIMDPLSTDMVEKTVFVVFFSGEQAKSKILKICEAFGANCYPVPEDMTKQRQLTREVLSRLSELEITLDAGIRHRSKALTSINFYLTKWLIMVKREKAVFDTLNMLNFDVTKKCLVGEGWCPIFAKVQIQEALRRATFDSNSQVGIIFHAMDALEAPPTYFRTNSFTNAYQEIVDAYGIARYREANPAVYTVITFPFLFAVMSGDWGHGICLLVGALYLIARESKLGSQKLGSFMEMLFGGRYVLLLMSMFSIYCGLIYNEFFSVPYHIFGSSAYRCRDNTCSDAYSAGLIKFRDPYPFGIDPSWRGSRSELPFLNSLKMKMSILLGVSQMNLGIMLSYFDACFFGNSLDIKYQFVPQMIFLNSLFGYLSLLILIKWCTGSQADLYHVMIYMFLSPFDKLGENQLFWGQSVVQVILLLAALVAVPWMLFPKPFILKKLHSERFQGQTYGFLGTSEMDSDSEPGSARQHIEEFNFSEIFVHQMIHSIEFVLGAVSNTASYLRLWALSLAHSELSTTTSKILYINFDTSAPSFQILSV; this is translated from the exons CTTCTTCAGTTTCGCGAT TTAAATGCTGATAAAAGCCCTTTCCAGCGGACATTTGTTAACCAG GTAAAAAGATGTGCAGAGATGTCAAGGAAATTACGATTTTTTAAAGATCAAATTCTTAGAGCCAGTTTACCGTCGTCTGTTCATCCtggcatgcgaccagacatagAGCTTGAGGAACTGGAGGTCTGCTCAGTTGTTCATATATGTTTATTAACTCAT ATACAACTTGCTGAGCATGAATATGAGCTAAATGAGATGAACAGTAACAGTGAGAAACTGCAGAATTCATTTAACGAGTTGGTGGAGTATAAGATTGTTTTGGAGAAG GCAGGTGACTTTCTTGTTTCTAGTAAGGGCCATCTGGTAGATGAGGACAGAGAGCTGGACGAACATGCATACTTAAATAATGATTATTCGGATGCAACATCTTTACTTGAACTG GAATTGCAACCTGAACCATCAAGTCTGACTGGTTTAAGATTTATAAGTGGCATTATCTCTCAATCTAAAGTGATGAGATTTGAAAGGATACTGTTTCGAGCAACGAGAGGGAATATACTATTTAACCAGTCACCGGCAGATGATCCAATCATGGATCCTCTATCCACTGATATG GTGGAGAAAACAGTATTTGTAGTGTTCTTCTCAGGAGAGCAGGCAAAGTCAAAGATATTAAAAATATGTGAAGCATTTGGGGCTAATTGTTATCCTGTTCCAGAAGATATGACCAAGCAGAGGCAATTAACTCGTGAA GTCTTGTCTCGTCTATCCGAATTGGAAATCACTTTAGACGCTGGAATACGTCACCGAAGTAAAGCCCTGACTTCCATTAATTTCTACCTGACAAAATGGCTAATAATG GTTAAAAGAGAGAAAGCAGTTTTTGATACATTGAATATGCTGAACTTTGATGTTACAAAAAAGTGTCTTGTTGGGGAAGGATGGTGTCCAATATTTGCAAAAGTGCAG ATTCAGGAAGCATTGCGACGTGCGACATTTGATAGCAATTCCCAAGTAGGTATAATATTTCATGCTATGGATGCTCTGGAGGCACCTCCAACATACTTCAGAACCAACAGCTTTACGAATGCCTATCAAGAAATTGTGGATGCTTATGG GATTGCTAGATACCGGGAGGCGAATCCCGCTGTTTACACTGTTATTACATTTCCTTTCCTTTTTGCTGTTATGTCTGGGGATTGGGGTCATGGAATCTGCTTATTAGTAGGAGCACTTTACCTCATTGCCCGGGAAAGCAAGCTTGGTTCTCAG AAACTTGGAAGTTTTATGGAGATGCTCTTTGGTGGCCGCTATGTCCTGCTCCTTATGTCAATGTTTTCAATATATTGTGGATTGATCTACAATGAATTTTTCTCTGTTCCTTATCACATATTTGGCAGTTCTGCTTATAGATGCCGTGATAATACATGCAG TGATGCATATTCGGCGGGCTTGATCAAATTTCGAGATCCGTACCCTTTTGGCATTGATCCCAGCTGGCGTGGAAGTCGTAGTGAGCTTCCTTTTCTGAACTCTCTTAAGATGAAGATGTCCATTCTGTTAGGTGTTTCCCAGATGAATCTAGGAATCATGCTTAGCTACTTTGATGCATGTTTCTTTGGTAATTCGCTGGATATAAA GTATCAGTTTGTGCCACAGATGATCTTTCTTAATAGCCTTTTTGGTTATCTCTCACTTCTCATTTTGATCAAGTGGTGCACTGGTTCTCAAGCTGACCTGTATCATGTAATGATTTACATGTTCTTGAGTCCATTTGATAAGCTTGGTGAAAATCAATTGTTTTGGGGCCAGAGTGTGGTTCAG GTCATTTTGTTGCTTGCAGCTCTTGTTGCTGTTCCATGGATGCTTTTCCCAAAACCTTTCATTCTGAAGAAACTTCACTCTGAG AGATTTCAAGGTCAAACCTATGGTTTTCTTGGAACCTCTGAGATGGATTCTGATTCGGAACCTGGTTCTGCACGGCAACACATTGAGGAATTCAACTTTAGTGAGATCTTTGTACATCAAATGATACACTCTATTGAATTTGTACTTGGTGCAGTTTCTAATACCGCATCATACCTTCGTCTCTGGGCATTGAG CTTGGCTCACTCGGAATTATCTACCACCACTtctaaaattttatatataaattttgaTACTAGTGCCCCCagttttcaaattttaagtgTGTAA
- the LOC141697924 gene encoding V-type proton ATPase subunit a1-like isoform X3, protein MNYGDTFPEMDLMRSEKMSFVQLIIPVESAHRAITYLGELGLLQFRDLNADKSPFQRTFVNQVKRCAEMSRKLRFFKDQILRASLPSSVHPGMRPDIELEELEVCSVVHICLLTHIQLAEHEYELNEMNSNSEKLQNSFNELVEYKIVLEKAGDFLVSSKGHLVDEDRELDEHAYLNNDYSDATSLLELELQPEPSSLTGLRFISGIISQSKVMRFERILFRATRGNILFNQSPADDPIMDPLSTDMVEKTVFVVFFSGEQAKSKILKICEAFGANCYPVPEDMTKQRQLTREVLSRLSELEITLDAGIRHRSKALTSINFYLTKWLIMVKREKAVFDTLNMLNFDVTKKCLVGEGWCPIFAKVQIQEALRRATFDSNSQVGIIFHAMDALEAPPTYFRTNSFTNAYQEIVDAYGIARYREANPAVYTVITFPFLFAVMSGDWGHGICLLVGALYLIARESKLGSQKLGSFMEMLFGGRYVLLLMSMFSIYCGLIYNEFFSVPYHIFGSSAYRCRDNTCSDAYSAGLIKFRDPYPFGIDPSWRGSRSELPFLNSLKMKMSILLGVSQMNLGIMLSYFDACFFGNSLDIKYQFVPQMIFLNSLFGYLSLLILIKWCTGSQADLYHVMIYMFLSPFDKLGENQLFWGQSVVQVILLLAALVAVPWMLFPKPFILKKLHSERFQGQTYGFLGTSEMDSDSEPGSARQHIEEFNFSEIFVHQMIHSIEFVLGAVSNTASYLRLWALSAPRRFISLAPPLVPLSLLWFTEKCFYVIQDDCQVFKLKY, encoded by the exons CTTCTTCAGTTTCGCGAT TTAAATGCTGATAAAAGCCCTTTCCAGCGGACATTTGTTAACCAG GTAAAAAGATGTGCAGAGATGTCAAGGAAATTACGATTTTTTAAAGATCAAATTCTTAGAGCCAGTTTACCGTCGTCTGTTCATCCtggcatgcgaccagacatagAGCTTGAGGAACTGGAGGTCTGCTCAGTTGTTCATATATGTTTATTAACTCAT ATACAACTTGCTGAGCATGAATATGAGCTAAATGAGATGAACAGTAACAGTGAGAAACTGCAGAATTCATTTAACGAGTTGGTGGAGTATAAGATTGTTTTGGAGAAG GCAGGTGACTTTCTTGTTTCTAGTAAGGGCCATCTGGTAGATGAGGACAGAGAGCTGGACGAACATGCATACTTAAATAATGATTATTCGGATGCAACATCTTTACTTGAACTG GAATTGCAACCTGAACCATCAAGTCTGACTGGTTTAAGATTTATAAGTGGCATTATCTCTCAATCTAAAGTGATGAGATTTGAAAGGATACTGTTTCGAGCAACGAGAGGGAATATACTATTTAACCAGTCACCGGCAGATGATCCAATCATGGATCCTCTATCCACTGATATG GTGGAGAAAACAGTATTTGTAGTGTTCTTCTCAGGAGAGCAGGCAAAGTCAAAGATATTAAAAATATGTGAAGCATTTGGGGCTAATTGTTATCCTGTTCCAGAAGATATGACCAAGCAGAGGCAATTAACTCGTGAA GTCTTGTCTCGTCTATCCGAATTGGAAATCACTTTAGACGCTGGAATACGTCACCGAAGTAAAGCCCTGACTTCCATTAATTTCTACCTGACAAAATGGCTAATAATG GTTAAAAGAGAGAAAGCAGTTTTTGATACATTGAATATGCTGAACTTTGATGTTACAAAAAAGTGTCTTGTTGGGGAAGGATGGTGTCCAATATTTGCAAAAGTGCAG ATTCAGGAAGCATTGCGACGTGCGACATTTGATAGCAATTCCCAAGTAGGTATAATATTTCATGCTATGGATGCTCTGGAGGCACCTCCAACATACTTCAGAACCAACAGCTTTACGAATGCCTATCAAGAAATTGTGGATGCTTATGG GATTGCTAGATACCGGGAGGCGAATCCCGCTGTTTACACTGTTATTACATTTCCTTTCCTTTTTGCTGTTATGTCTGGGGATTGGGGTCATGGAATCTGCTTATTAGTAGGAGCACTTTACCTCATTGCCCGGGAAAGCAAGCTTGGTTCTCAG AAACTTGGAAGTTTTATGGAGATGCTCTTTGGTGGCCGCTATGTCCTGCTCCTTATGTCAATGTTTTCAATATATTGTGGATTGATCTACAATGAATTTTTCTCTGTTCCTTATCACATATTTGGCAGTTCTGCTTATAGATGCCGTGATAATACATGCAG TGATGCATATTCGGCGGGCTTGATCAAATTTCGAGATCCGTACCCTTTTGGCATTGATCCCAGCTGGCGTGGAAGTCGTAGTGAGCTTCCTTTTCTGAACTCTCTTAAGATGAAGATGTCCATTCTGTTAGGTGTTTCCCAGATGAATCTAGGAATCATGCTTAGCTACTTTGATGCATGTTTCTTTGGTAATTCGCTGGATATAAA GTATCAGTTTGTGCCACAGATGATCTTTCTTAATAGCCTTTTTGGTTATCTCTCACTTCTCATTTTGATCAAGTGGTGCACTGGTTCTCAAGCTGACCTGTATCATGTAATGATTTACATGTTCTTGAGTCCATTTGATAAGCTTGGTGAAAATCAATTGTTTTGGGGCCAGAGTGTGGTTCAG GTCATTTTGTTGCTTGCAGCTCTTGTTGCTGTTCCATGGATGCTTTTCCCAAAACCTTTCATTCTGAAGAAACTTCACTCTGAG AGATTTCAAGGTCAAACCTATGGTTTTCTTGGAACCTCTGAGATGGATTCTGATTCGGAACCTGGTTCTGCACGGCAACACATTGAGGAATTCAACTTTAGTGAGATCTTTGTACATCAAATGATACACTCTATTGAATTTGTACTTGGTGCAGTTTCTAATACCGCATCATACCTTCGTCTCTGGGCATTGAG TGCCCCCAGGAGGTTTATCTCCCTGGCTCCGCCACTGGTGCCACTCAGTTTGCTATGGTTTACCGAGAAGTGTTTTTATGTCATACAAGACGATTGCCAAGTTTTTAAGCTCAAGTATTGA
- the LOC141697924 gene encoding V-type proton ATPase subunit a1-like isoform X1, with translation MNYGDTFPEMDLMRSEKMSFVQLIIPVESAHRAITYLGELGLLQFRDLNADKSPFQRTFVNQVKRCAEMSRKLRFFKDQILRASLPSSVHPGMRPDIELEELEVCSVVHICLLTHIQLAEHEYELNEMNSNSEKLQNSFNELVEYKIVLEKAGDFLVSSKGHLVDEDRELDEHAYLNNDYSDATSLLELELQPEPSSLTGLRFISGIISQSKVMRFERILFRATRGNILFNQSPADDPIMDPLSTDMVEKTVFVVFFSGEQAKSKILKICEAFGANCYPVPEDMTKQRQLTREVLSRLSELEITLDAGIRHRSKALTSINFYLTKWLIMVKREKAVFDTLNMLNFDVTKKCLVGEGWCPIFAKVQIQEALRRATFDSNSQVGIIFHAMDALEAPPTYFRTNSFTNAYQEIVDAYGIARYREANPAVYTVITFPFLFAVMSGDWGHGICLLVGALYLIARESKLGSQKLGSFMEMLFGGRYVLLLMSMFSIYCGLIYNEFFSVPYHIFGSSAYRCRDNTCSDAYSAGLIKFRDPYPFGIDPSWRGSRSELPFLNSLKMKMSILLGVSQMNLGIMLSYFDACFFGNSLDIKYQFVPQMIFLNSLFGYLSLLILIKWCTGSQADLYHVMIYMFLSPFDKLGENQLFWGQSVVQVILLLAALVAVPWMLFPKPFILKKLHSERFQGQTYGFLGTSEMDSDSEPGSARQHIEEFNFSEIFVHQMIHSIEFVLGAVSNTASYLRLWALRYDNIIIRLVGLAVFVFATAFILLMMETLSAFLHALRLHWVEFQNKFYHGDGYKFKPFSFATLTDDDV, from the exons CTTCTTCAGTTTCGCGAT TTAAATGCTGATAAAAGCCCTTTCCAGCGGACATTTGTTAACCAG GTAAAAAGATGTGCAGAGATGTCAAGGAAATTACGATTTTTTAAAGATCAAATTCTTAGAGCCAGTTTACCGTCGTCTGTTCATCCtggcatgcgaccagacatagAGCTTGAGGAACTGGAGGTCTGCTCAGTTGTTCATATATGTTTATTAACTCAT ATACAACTTGCTGAGCATGAATATGAGCTAAATGAGATGAACAGTAACAGTGAGAAACTGCAGAATTCATTTAACGAGTTGGTGGAGTATAAGATTGTTTTGGAGAAG GCAGGTGACTTTCTTGTTTCTAGTAAGGGCCATCTGGTAGATGAGGACAGAGAGCTGGACGAACATGCATACTTAAATAATGATTATTCGGATGCAACATCTTTACTTGAACTG GAATTGCAACCTGAACCATCAAGTCTGACTGGTTTAAGATTTATAAGTGGCATTATCTCTCAATCTAAAGTGATGAGATTTGAAAGGATACTGTTTCGAGCAACGAGAGGGAATATACTATTTAACCAGTCACCGGCAGATGATCCAATCATGGATCCTCTATCCACTGATATG GTGGAGAAAACAGTATTTGTAGTGTTCTTCTCAGGAGAGCAGGCAAAGTCAAAGATATTAAAAATATGTGAAGCATTTGGGGCTAATTGTTATCCTGTTCCAGAAGATATGACCAAGCAGAGGCAATTAACTCGTGAA GTCTTGTCTCGTCTATCCGAATTGGAAATCACTTTAGACGCTGGAATACGTCACCGAAGTAAAGCCCTGACTTCCATTAATTTCTACCTGACAAAATGGCTAATAATG GTTAAAAGAGAGAAAGCAGTTTTTGATACATTGAATATGCTGAACTTTGATGTTACAAAAAAGTGTCTTGTTGGGGAAGGATGGTGTCCAATATTTGCAAAAGTGCAG ATTCAGGAAGCATTGCGACGTGCGACATTTGATAGCAATTCCCAAGTAGGTATAATATTTCATGCTATGGATGCTCTGGAGGCACCTCCAACATACTTCAGAACCAACAGCTTTACGAATGCCTATCAAGAAATTGTGGATGCTTATGG GATTGCTAGATACCGGGAGGCGAATCCCGCTGTTTACACTGTTATTACATTTCCTTTCCTTTTTGCTGTTATGTCTGGGGATTGGGGTCATGGAATCTGCTTATTAGTAGGAGCACTTTACCTCATTGCCCGGGAAAGCAAGCTTGGTTCTCAG AAACTTGGAAGTTTTATGGAGATGCTCTTTGGTGGCCGCTATGTCCTGCTCCTTATGTCAATGTTTTCAATATATTGTGGATTGATCTACAATGAATTTTTCTCTGTTCCTTATCACATATTTGGCAGTTCTGCTTATAGATGCCGTGATAATACATGCAG TGATGCATATTCGGCGGGCTTGATCAAATTTCGAGATCCGTACCCTTTTGGCATTGATCCCAGCTGGCGTGGAAGTCGTAGTGAGCTTCCTTTTCTGAACTCTCTTAAGATGAAGATGTCCATTCTGTTAGGTGTTTCCCAGATGAATCTAGGAATCATGCTTAGCTACTTTGATGCATGTTTCTTTGGTAATTCGCTGGATATAAA GTATCAGTTTGTGCCACAGATGATCTTTCTTAATAGCCTTTTTGGTTATCTCTCACTTCTCATTTTGATCAAGTGGTGCACTGGTTCTCAAGCTGACCTGTATCATGTAATGATTTACATGTTCTTGAGTCCATTTGATAAGCTTGGTGAAAATCAATTGTTTTGGGGCCAGAGTGTGGTTCAG GTCATTTTGTTGCTTGCAGCTCTTGTTGCTGTTCCATGGATGCTTTTCCCAAAACCTTTCATTCTGAAGAAACTTCACTCTGAG AGATTTCAAGGTCAAACCTATGGTTTTCTTGGAACCTCTGAGATGGATTCTGATTCGGAACCTGGTTCTGCACGGCAACACATTGAGGAATTCAACTTTAGTGAGATCTTTGTACATCAAATGATACACTCTATTGAATTTGTACTTGGTGCAGTTTCTAATACCGCATCATACCTTCGTCTCTGGGCATTGAG GTATGACAATATCATTATTCGTTTGGTGGGATTAGCAGTGTTTGTGTTTGCAACAGCATTCATACTGCTGATGATGGAAACTCTCAGTGCTTTTCTTCATGCATTGCGTCTCCATTGGGTGGAATTTCAGAATAAGTTTTATCATGGTGATGGTTACAAGTTTAAACCTTTCTCCTTTGCCACACTAACTGATGATGATGTGTAA
- the LOC141697924 gene encoding V-type proton ATPase subunit a1-like isoform X6, whose amino-acid sequence MNYGDTFPEMDLMRSEKMSFVQLIIPVESAHRAITYLGELGLLQFRDLNADKSPFQRTFVNQVKRCAEMSRKLRFFKDQILRASLPSSVHPGMRPDIELEELEIQLAEHEYELNEMNSNSEKLQNSFNELVEYKIVLEKAGDFLVSSKGHLVDEDRELDEHAYLNNDYSDATSLLELELQPEPSSLTGLRFISGIISQSKVMRFERILFRATRGNILFNQSPADDPIMDPLSTDMVEKTVFVVFFSGEQAKSKILKICEAFGANCYPVPEDMTKQRQLTREVLSRLSELEITLDAGIRHRSKALTSINFYLTKWLIMVKREKAVFDTLNMLNFDVTKKCLVGEGWCPIFAKVQIQEALRRATFDSNSQVGIIFHAMDALEAPPTYFRTNSFTNAYQEIVDAYGIARYREANPAVYTVITFPFLFAVMSGDWGHGICLLVGALYLIARESKLGSQKLGSFMEMLFGGRYVLLLMSMFSIYCGLIYNEFFSVPYHIFGSSAYRCRDNTCSDAYSAGLIKFRDPYPFGIDPSWRGSRSELPFLNSLKMKMSILLGVSQMNLGIMLSYFDACFFGNSLDIKYQFVPQMIFLNSLFGYLSLLILIKWCTGSQADLYHVMIYMFLSPFDKLGENQLFWGQSVVQVILLLAALVAVPWMLFPKPFILKKLHSERFQGQTYGFLGTSEMDSDSEPGSARQHIEEFNFSEIFVHQMIHSIEFVLGAVSNTASYLRLWALSLAHSELSTTTSKILYINFGYDNIIIRLVGLAVFVFATAFILLMMETLSAFLHALRLHWVEFQNKFYHGDGYKFKPFSFATLTDDDV is encoded by the exons CTTCTTCAGTTTCGCGAT TTAAATGCTGATAAAAGCCCTTTCCAGCGGACATTTGTTAACCAG GTAAAAAGATGTGCAGAGATGTCAAGGAAATTACGATTTTTTAAAGATCAAATTCTTAGAGCCAGTTTACCGTCGTCTGTTCATCCtggcatgcgaccagacatagAGCTTGAGGAACTGGAG ATACAACTTGCTGAGCATGAATATGAGCTAAATGAGATGAACAGTAACAGTGAGAAACTGCAGAATTCATTTAACGAGTTGGTGGAGTATAAGATTGTTTTGGAGAAG GCAGGTGACTTTCTTGTTTCTAGTAAGGGCCATCTGGTAGATGAGGACAGAGAGCTGGACGAACATGCATACTTAAATAATGATTATTCGGATGCAACATCTTTACTTGAACTG GAATTGCAACCTGAACCATCAAGTCTGACTGGTTTAAGATTTATAAGTGGCATTATCTCTCAATCTAAAGTGATGAGATTTGAAAGGATACTGTTTCGAGCAACGAGAGGGAATATACTATTTAACCAGTCACCGGCAGATGATCCAATCATGGATCCTCTATCCACTGATATG GTGGAGAAAACAGTATTTGTAGTGTTCTTCTCAGGAGAGCAGGCAAAGTCAAAGATATTAAAAATATGTGAAGCATTTGGGGCTAATTGTTATCCTGTTCCAGAAGATATGACCAAGCAGAGGCAATTAACTCGTGAA GTCTTGTCTCGTCTATCCGAATTGGAAATCACTTTAGACGCTGGAATACGTCACCGAAGTAAAGCCCTGACTTCCATTAATTTCTACCTGACAAAATGGCTAATAATG GTTAAAAGAGAGAAAGCAGTTTTTGATACATTGAATATGCTGAACTTTGATGTTACAAAAAAGTGTCTTGTTGGGGAAGGATGGTGTCCAATATTTGCAAAAGTGCAG ATTCAGGAAGCATTGCGACGTGCGACATTTGATAGCAATTCCCAAGTAGGTATAATATTTCATGCTATGGATGCTCTGGAGGCACCTCCAACATACTTCAGAACCAACAGCTTTACGAATGCCTATCAAGAAATTGTGGATGCTTATGG GATTGCTAGATACCGGGAGGCGAATCCCGCTGTTTACACTGTTATTACATTTCCTTTCCTTTTTGCTGTTATGTCTGGGGATTGGGGTCATGGAATCTGCTTATTAGTAGGAGCACTTTACCTCATTGCCCGGGAAAGCAAGCTTGGTTCTCAG AAACTTGGAAGTTTTATGGAGATGCTCTTTGGTGGCCGCTATGTCCTGCTCCTTATGTCAATGTTTTCAATATATTGTGGATTGATCTACAATGAATTTTTCTCTGTTCCTTATCACATATTTGGCAGTTCTGCTTATAGATGCCGTGATAATACATGCAG TGATGCATATTCGGCGGGCTTGATCAAATTTCGAGATCCGTACCCTTTTGGCATTGATCCCAGCTGGCGTGGAAGTCGTAGTGAGCTTCCTTTTCTGAACTCTCTTAAGATGAAGATGTCCATTCTGTTAGGTGTTTCCCAGATGAATCTAGGAATCATGCTTAGCTACTTTGATGCATGTTTCTTTGGTAATTCGCTGGATATAAA GTATCAGTTTGTGCCACAGATGATCTTTCTTAATAGCCTTTTTGGTTATCTCTCACTTCTCATTTTGATCAAGTGGTGCACTGGTTCTCAAGCTGACCTGTATCATGTAATGATTTACATGTTCTTGAGTCCATTTGATAAGCTTGGTGAAAATCAATTGTTTTGGGGCCAGAGTGTGGTTCAG GTCATTTTGTTGCTTGCAGCTCTTGTTGCTGTTCCATGGATGCTTTTCCCAAAACCTTTCATTCTGAAGAAACTTCACTCTGAG AGATTTCAAGGTCAAACCTATGGTTTTCTTGGAACCTCTGAGATGGATTCTGATTCGGAACCTGGTTCTGCACGGCAACACATTGAGGAATTCAACTTTAGTGAGATCTTTGTACATCAAATGATACACTCTATTGAATTTGTACTTGGTGCAGTTTCTAATACCGCATCATACCTTCGTCTCTGGGCATTGAG CTTGGCTCACTCGGAATTATCTACCACCACTtctaaaattttatatataaattttg GGTATGACAATATCATTATTCGTTTGGTGGGATTAGCAGTGTTTGTGTTTGCAACAGCATTCATACTGCTGATGATGGAAACTCTCAGTGCTTTTCTTCATGCATTGCGTCTCCATTGGGTGGAATTTCAGAATAAGTTTTATCATGGTGATGGTTACAAGTTTAAACCTTTCTCCTTTGCCACACTAACTGATGATGATGTGTAA